The region CGTAGGTGAAGGTGTCCGTCCCGATCTCGCCCTCCTTGAGCGACTGGAAGTGGGCCTGGCTCTCAGCAGTCACGGTGTACGCGATCTTCCCGTTCACAATGCTGATCTCGGCACCGAATTTGCTGTAATATGTTGTGCTCGAATTGTATTTAGTCAAGAGATCACTGGTGCCCGCAATGTCTGGGGTGCTATCACTGTCATTAAAATCACCAACATAGCCATCGTCGAGCGACCAGAGCGTTTTGGCTTTGCCGCCGCCGTCGTTGGCCATCACGTCCAGAGTAAAAGTGCTGCCCACAGCCGAATCTTCGGTGAGGGAGCTAAACGCAAACAGGTCGTCCCCGGCCTGCGGCGTTTTCGCGAATGAAGTAATAATTCCGGTGTTTGTTATGGTGGTATCAGACATGACTATCTCCTTGACCCTTGGTTGTGTTTGGCCATTAAAAATTCAACTGCACTGATGCTATGTGTCTCGAATCCGACGGGAAGACGCATCGCCTTTCCTGCCTCAATAATGTTGTTCTTGCCAGTGCCTGCAATGTCAGCCATGTTTACGCGCTCAACTCCCTATCAGGGGGCGTTTTCCGGAACCGGTTCCAGCACCGATTCGGCAATGCTGACCGCCACCCCAATCTTGCCGTCCAATTGCTCGATGCGCACCACGCTGCCCTGCACCTTCAACGCCAGCTTGCCGCCCGGGCTGTTGAGCTCTACTTCGAGATTTATCGGACTGCCCTGGACCAGCTCGGCATCAGTTTCAAAGTAAACACCCGAGGCGCTGATATTCCAGGTACGCCCGCCCCCCCCCGTCTCCAGATGCACCGGCAGAGCCACACTGACGCGCTCCTGGCTTCTATTATGTGCTGCCTTGGTAGGGGTCTCGATCATGGCTGCAAGTATCCGCTGCCTAAAGGTTATGGAAGGGGATTATTCTCCATCACCGCGACCGGCACATGGGCAGCGGCAACCTTCTTTAGTGGGAGGGTCAGGCCAGAAAAACAGTCGCTACTCTAGGAGGATTCTCCTATGGGGCATAGGAGGGGCTGGTACTGATTTCCGGCCTTGGCGATGCAGGGGAGTGGACGGGATCGACCGCTGGAGATCTGTAGCTCCCGGTCAGTACGCGACCG is a window of Gammaproteobacteria bacterium DNA encoding:
- a CDS encoding PilZ domain-containing protein, whose translation is MIETPTKAAHNRSQERVSVALPVHLETGGGGRTWNISASGVYFETDAELVQGSPINLEVELNSPGGKLALKVQGSVVRIEQLDGKIGVAVSIAESVLEPVPENAP